The DNA sequence CGGTAAAGTTTAATTCTGGTTTTAAAGATTCTTCTCCTGTAAAAACTTCCGAAGTAACTTCTTCCTCAAAGACTGAAATTTGTTTCAATCCCTGCCAATTTGCTCTTTGAAAGAAATCTTCAACGGTGGAAGTTGATAACATCATTTGAGATATTCTCCATTAACTAATTTTTTCTGAATATCTTTAGCCCCTGCCCCCTCGTTTTGCCAGAATGTTGCCGCATCTATACGATCTTGTTTTCCTAGCAAAAATTTACAATAGGTTTCACCCATAGAGTAGCACTGAATTTCAATGCAGTTAAGGGGTTTATTGATAAAGCGACTAAAAAAACCAGCCATAAGACCGGCATAGATGTGACAAACAGGTTTTCCGACATCTCCCAGGGTACGAGCAACGGCGGAATCAAAGATGTTAACAAACATGAAGCCGTTTTTTTGTTCACTTAAGTCCACATCCCAATTTCCCCATCCTTGGGTAGTGAAAGGCCACCACCATGCTTCTAAAACATAGAGTAAATTCATATCGTGGATATTTTTGGGATATTCATATTCTTCTTGAAACCATTTTTCAAAAAATTCTGCATCCCGAACACCCCATGCTTTACCAATGTTGTACATAACTACACTGGAAGCCGAGCCGACTTCTTCTTCTAATCCTTCTATTAAACCAACGATAAAATCTTCGGTTACAAGAACGTTTCTGGATTCATTCCAGTCGGTAATATCCCCTTTAGCAGTATCGAAATGAAAAAAGTCCTCTAAGGTGTAGTGATCATGTTTTTTTGGATATTTGCTTTTCCAGAGATTTTTGCTAATTTTCTCAACGATGCGATCGCTTTTTGTTGGTGTGAATGTCATGGGCTTTTATTTCCT is a window from the Cyanobacterium sp. Dongsha4 genome containing:
- a CDS encoding V4R domain-containing protein, whose protein sequence is MTFTPTKSDRIVEKISKNLWKSKYPKKHDHYTLEDFFHFDTAKGDITDWNESRNVLVTEDFIVGLIEGLEEEVGSASSVVMYNIGKAWGVRDAEFFEKWFQEEYEYPKNIHDMNLLYVLEAWWWPFTTQGWGNWDVDLSEQKNGFMFVNIFDSAVARTLGDVGKPVCHIYAGLMAGFFSRFINKPLNCIEIQCYSMGETYCKFLLGKQDRIDAATFWQNEGAGAKDIQKKLVNGEYLK